The segment AACAAAAAATCCTTACTTTTGGAAGTAAGGACAATATTGGATAACTGACAATTATTTTTAACCCCTAACTGTCAGATAAAGTCGTGGCTATTACAGTTTATTGGTAAAACAGAATTTCAATATTTTAATGGTGTCTCAACGAATCCACTATTTTTATTTAACAAAAATTCGTACTCTACTTTAGACATTCATGCTGAATCACATTCTGCAGATTCACAATCATCAGGTATTGTTTCTATGAATTCTAATAATAATAACTCCTCTTCTCCTATGGCTTCAGGAGATTATATTGGGTATTCTAAAGTTGTTAAAACTGAAAAAGATGCGCAAAATAATATTAATAGTTCAATTGAAAGAAACTATTCCAACATCCCAGACTTCCATTATTTTTTCCAAGAGGGTGTTATTCCAATTAATATGCCTTCCACTAAATCTCCCAATTCAACAGAAAATGGGAAAGTCTTAAGTGAAGTTGTTTATGACTCTTCAATGAATAAAATACAACAAACAGATAATACCTATTCAGAAGTTTATTCTAATGTTTATTATGGTACTTCATTAAGCAGAAATTCAAGATCAGTATGGAATTTTGTTTCCGTAAACAGCTCTTTAATACCACAACAGCATGGTGTAACAGTCTTGGGTTATTATCCAATCTTTTCTAAAGAAAGTTTATTAACTCAATCTATAAAAAAAGAGTATTTAAATAATAAGATTTTTACTACTCAAACTAGCTTTGGATATAATACTTACAATAATTTAAAAGAAGAATCTACTACTTTGCCTAATGGAGAAGTAGATAGAGTTTATCTGTCGTATGCCTTGGATTTATATCAGTTGAATTTATACAATGCTAATATGCATTCTATTCCCTTGCAAAAAGTTATTTATCGAAATCAAGATTATTCGGCTTTCAGGACTAAATATGATGATACTTCTCATTTAAATCCTACATCTGTTCAGGAAACAAGCCAAGTTCAGCCTCCTAACTATATCGCTGAAGCTAAAACAGTAATAAACTATACTCTTTATGACAATAAAGGAAACTTACTTGAATATACGGACGGTCAAAATATTCCGACAACCATTGTATGGGGATATAATCAAACTCTTCCAATTGCCAAAATAGTGGGTGCATTTTATTCATCTATTAGTCAATTTTTGCAGGATATTATTAATAAATCTAATCTTGATACTGATACAACAAGTGAACAAACATTAATTGATGCATTAGATGAACTAAGAAAAAAACCAGAAATGAGTAATTATCAAATTACTACTTATACTCATAACCCTTTGGTTGGTGTGACAAGTATTACACCACCGTCTGGAATTAGAGAAACATATATCTACGATTCATCTAATCGTTTGAAACAGGTAATTGATAGTAATGGAAAAATTTTAAAAGAAAATGAGTATAACTACAAACATTAAAAATACAATAGACATGAAAAAAATATTAATTCCTTTTAATATATTGTTTGTAGCAGTTTTATTTCATGCACAAACAACAACAGAAAATTATATACAAACTAGAACTTATTTAGAACCAGTTACCTCTGGAAGTTCTACAGCAAAACAAATTCAAACTGTTCAATATTTTGATGGATTAGGTAGACCTAAACAGGTAGTAAATGTAAAAGCGAGCCCATCAGGGAGAGACGTTGTTACTCATATTGAATATGATGGCTTTGGAAGACAGGTAAAGGAGTTTCTTCCCGTTCCGCAATCACAATCTTTAAACGGAGCTATTATTCCAGATCCCTTGACAAATGCTACTCAACCCGATATTTATGGCGCAGAAAAAATATATTCAGAAAAGATTTTGGAAAGTTCCCCGATAGATAAAATATTACAACAAAAACAAGTTGGAAATGCTTGGGATAATAAACCTATACAATTTACCTATGATCTTAACATCGATGGAGAGGTAAAGAATTATACCGTAATTACTGTTTGGACTAATAAAACAACAGTAAACACTATAAGTCTTACGGGTACATATAATTCTAATCAGCTATATAAAAATACAGTAACCGATGAAGATGGCAATGCCACAATCGAATTTAAAAATGGAAGAGGACAAACAATTCTCGTTCGCAAAAATGACGGAACTAAAAATGTAGACACCTATTATGTTTATGATAATTATCAGAACTTGGCTTATGTCATTCCTCCCTTGGCTTCAGCATCCTCAACTATTGATCAAACTGTACTGGATAATTTATGTTATCAATATCGCTATGATATTTGGGATAGGCTGATTGAAAAGAAACTTCCAGGAAAAGGTTGGGAGTATATGCTGTATGACAAGCAGGATAGACTTG is part of the Chryseobacterium wanjuense genome and harbors:
- a CDS encoding RHS repeat domain-containing protein; translation: MASGDYIGYSKVVKTEKDAQNNINSSIERNYSNIPDFHYFFQEGVIPINMPSTKSPNSTENGKVLSEVVYDSSMNKIQQTDNTYSEVYSNVYYGTSLSRNSRSVWNFVSVNSSLIPQQHGVTVLGYYPIFSKESLLTQSIKKEYLNNKIFTTQTSFGYNTYNNLKEESTTLPNGEVDRVYLSYALDLYQLNLYNANMHSIPLQKVIYRNQDYSAFRTKYDDTSHLNPTSVQETSQVQPPNYIAEAKTVINYTLYDNKGNLLEYTDGQNIPTTIVWGYNQTLPIAKIVGAFYSSISQFLQDIINKSNLDTDTTSEQTLIDALDELRKKPEMSNYQITTYTHNPLVGVTSITPPSGIRETYIYDSSNRLKQVIDSNGKILKENEYNYKH